A genomic region of Rhipicephalus sanguineus isolate Rsan-2018 chromosome 1, BIME_Rsan_1.4, whole genome shotgun sequence contains the following coding sequences:
- the LOC119373559 gene encoding protein SYS1 homolog, whose amino-acid sequence MMAGHFRYSVWDPFLIISQMITLQCMYYVGLGFWICFLDIVTGQVLSLDQLFSYETVHIKDMRGRCIIGSYIINSLFASLGLWYFVQRTKQCLDFTCTVHFFHLIGCWIYNAAFPHTLSWWLLNTACVTVTCVCGEFLCIRTEMKAIPLSLSPKADL is encoded by the exons ATGATGGCTGGTCACTTCCGCTACTCAGTGTGGGACCCGTTTCTCATCATATCTCAAATGATTACTCTTCAGTGCATGTACTACGTCGGACTAGGCTTTTGGATATGCTTCCTCGACATTGTCACCGGCCAAGTTTTGTCGCTCGATCAACTGTTTTCATACGAG ACGGTGCACATAAAGGACATGCGGGGGCGGTGCATAATAGGATCCTATATCATTAACTCGCTGTTCGC GTCCCTGGGTCTGTGGTACTTTGTTCAAAGGACAAAGCAATGCCTTGACTTCACGTGCACAGTGCATTTTTTCCACCTCATTGGCTGCTGGATCTACAATGCAGCATTCCCACACACACTGTCGTGGTGGCTGCTCAATACAGCCTGTGTGACAGTCACCTGCGTCTGTGGTGAATTCCTCTGCATCAGGACTGAAATGAAGGCAATTCCACTGAGCCTGTCACCCAAGGCTGACCTCTGA